One Purpureocillium takamizusanense chromosome 1, complete sequence genomic window carries:
- a CDS encoding uncharacterized protein (EggNog:ENOG503P7XZ), translating to MARQSRDVEILVHAAAPSRTADDNTYRRLAQAYLSFSADRRARVAGIEAREEAERSSPAAAAEPPPSFQPPAALPSSPQAYATAPPEPVPVFGPDSQDLSFQSAWDNRSSPCLPPAGPNSPRSSPPTSQVNREAVPALSSFCAPPSQISDSYPLPDPSILQDTPTRILQRFLNRPRASTDTSTSPSPSKKRQWRRDEATDKDEIIDVPSSFPAPTQEDVDPNTSLASLGEPKVIPVTPLAPHEPPGHRKRKPDFGEEEPSVIDVTHISSSGVSNPPTSSPHRAGSEPLPSKKPLPPLAGIDALSLLRSSSDTGRLRSSSLAAAGEVASTLEIRPPSPPVGVAHVRPQDLITERLAKLALDLSSRYHPVELRPIEPLERGYWLLDCSGWSSERRLEAWVFLTNYLHKGLAGWGVWCRRDADYRSIRLYCWGCVAKHTYLLMYLASARQIKTTGARWIGSDGEMALDVPPRDRRS from the coding sequence ATGGCGCGGCAGTCAAGGGATGTTGAGATCCTCGTTCAcgcagcggcgccgagcaggaccGCAGACGACAACACCTATCGCCGCCTCGCACAGGCATAtctctccttctcggcgGACCGTCGCGCCCGGGTAGCTGGCATagaggcgagggaggaggccgagagaAGCAgtccggccgcggcggcagagcccccgccgtcgttTCAACCTCCCGCGGcactgccgtcgtcgcctcaaGCGTATGCAACCGCGCCCCCCGAGCCGGTGCCGGTCTTTGGCCCCGATTCTCAGGACCTCAGCTTTCAAAGCGCGTGGGACAACCGCTCCTCGCCATGTCTCCCGCCCGCGGGCCCCAAttcgcctcgctcgtcgccaCCGACGTCGCAGGTGAACCGCGAGGCGGTGCCAGCGCTGTCGTCCTTTTGCGCCCCGCCGAGTCAAATCAGCGATTCTTACCCGCTGCCTGATCCCTCTATCCTGCAGgacacgccgacgaggatccTCCAGCGGTTTCTCAACCGACCTCGAGCGTCTACTGATACGTCcacctcgccttcgccgtctAAAAAACGCCAATGGCGCAGAGACGAAGCCacggacaaggacgagaTCATCGATGTTCCGTCCTCTTTCCCTGCTCCTACCCAAGAAGATGTGGATCCCAACACGTCTCTTGCGTCCCTCGGCGAGCCCAAGGTCATTCCGGTGACGCCCCTCGCGCCACATGAGCCTCCAGGACACCGGAAACGAAAGCCCGACTTCGGCGAAGAGGAGCCATCCGTGATTGATGTTACCCACATATCCAGCAGTGGGGTGAGCAACCCGCCAACGTCTTCACCGCATCGCGCCGGGTCAGAACCGTTGCCGTCTAAAAAGCCCCTACCACCGCTCGCTGGAATCGACGCGCTTTCCCTCCTGCGCAGCTCCAGCGACACGGGCCGCCTGCGCTCGTCCAGTCTCGCAGCGGCCGGTGAGGTTGCGAGCACGCTGGAGATCAGACCTCCCTCACCACCCGTTGGGGTCGCTCACGTCAGGCCCCAGGACCTCATCACCGAAaggctggccaagctggccCTTGACCTGTCGTCGCGCTACCATCCCGTGGAGTTGCGGCCCATAGAGCCGCTCGAGCGCGGCTACTGGCTCCTCGACTGCTCGGGATGGAGCTCCGAGAGGCGACTCGAGGCTTGGGTCTTCCTCACCAACTACCTCCACAAGGGCCTTGCGGGCTGGGGCGTgtggtgccgccgcgacgccgactaCCGCTCGATCCGCCTGTATTGCTGGGGCTGCGTCGCCAAGCACACATATCTCCTGATGTACCTGGCGAGTGCGCGGCAGATCAAGACGACGGGGGCAAGGTGGATCGGCAGCGACGGTGAGATGGCACTGGACGTGCCACCACGAGATCGACGGTCGTGA
- a CDS encoding Cutinase (COG:G~SECRETED:SignalP(1-19~SECRETED:cutsite=VLA-VP~SECRETED:prob=0.7805)~CAZy:CE5~EggNog:ENOG503P6FD), whose translation MVRLTQVLSAFLAAGQVLAVPAPSSDIERRNGPEVTQFLSQVAAMFPINLAVEHVCSVLMAGELVLAMKPGISAMRNDACGDVTLMFARGTCEVGDMGVLAGPFFSKALEKKLHEHGRSLGVKGFAYPASVDGYLTGSLANGKSFGQAIRDVATKCPSTRIVLGGYSQGGMVVHGAATSLDASVMSRVSAVVIFGDPYSKRAVDNIDASKVRVICHDGDNICDNGPIVTPQHLTYALDAGSAADFVVSKV comes from the exons ATGGTTCGACTCACCCAAGTGCTGTCCGCAttcctggccgccggccaggtgCTGGCAGTCCCTGCGCCATCGTCCGATATAGAGCGGCGAAACGGGCCAGAGGTCACACAGTTTCTGTCCCAGGTCGCGGCCATGTTTCCTATCAATcttgccgtcgagcacgtTTGTAGTGTCCTTatggccggcgagctcgtcctAGCCATGAAACCTGGGATCTCGGCTATGAGAAACGATGCCTGCGGCGACGTCACGCTCATGTTTGCCCGAGGAACCTGCGAAGTCGGCGATATGGGCGTTCTTGCGGGGCCCTTCTTctccaaggccctcgagaaGAAACTGCACGAACACGGTCGCTCGCTTGGAGTAAAAGGTTTCGCGTATCCTGCGAGCGTCGACGGATACCTCACGGGGTCCCTAGCCAACGGCAAGAGCTT CGGACAAGCCATCCGAGACGTCGCGACCAAGTGTCCCAGCACAAGGATTGTACTCGGCGGGTACTCGCAGGGCGGGATGGTGgtgcacggcgccgcgacgagcctCGATGCGAGCGTCATGTCTAGGGTCAGCGCCGTGGTCATTTTCGGCGACCCGTATTCGAAACGGGCTGTAGATAACATAGATGCGTCTAAAGTGCGCGTAATTTGCCACGACGGAGACAATATCTGCGACAACGGCCCTATTGTTACGCCGCAGCATCTGACATATGCGCTCGACGCTGGTTCTGCGGCCGACTTCGTCGTTTCAAAGGTCTAA
- the GFA1_1 gene encoding Glutamine--fructose-6-phosphate transaminase (isomerizing) (MEROPS:MER0012158~EggNog:ENOG503NUR2~BUSCO:EOG09260SRF~COG:M~TransMembrane:1 (o498-514i)), whose translation MCGIFGYINYLVEKDRKFILDTLINGLSRLEYRGYDSAGLAVDGDKKNEVFAFKEVGKVAKLKKLIDESDIKLEKVFDSHAGIAHTRWATHGPPSTTNCHPHRSDPNWEFTVVHNGIITNYKELKTLLGSKGFKFETETDTECIAKLTKYIHDQHPQIGFTDLAKAVIQELEGAYGLLIKSVHYPHEVIAARKGSPLVIGVKTERRMKVDFVDVEYADDNTALPAEAASQNVALKKNAGDFLAPSNSNLLGAPDKSLLHRSQSRAFMTDDGMPMPTEFFLSSDPSAIVEHTKKVMYLEDDDIAHIHEGSLNIHRLKKADGSSNVRTIQTLELELQEIMKGKFDHFMQKEIFEQPESVVNTMRGRLDIANNTVTLGGLRSYISTIRRCRRIIFIACGTSYHSCMAVRGIFEELAEIPISVELASDFLDREAPVFRDDTCVFVSQSGETADSLMALRYCLERGALTVGIVNVVGSSISLLTHCGVHVNAGPEIGVASTKAYTSQFIAMVMFALSLSEDRASKKKRREEIMAGLSEISGQIKQILDLDKPIKELCQKVFQNQKSLLLLGRGSQFSTALEGALKIKEISYLHCEAVMSGELKHGVLALVDENMPIIMILTRDEIFKKSLNAYQQVIARGGKPIVICNAGDEEFKASDATKIEVPKTVDCLQGLLNVIPLQLIAYWLAVLEGLNVDFPRNLAKSVTVE comes from the exons atgTG TGGCATCTTCGGTTACATCAACTATTTGGTGGAGAAGGACCGCAAGTTTATCCTCGACACTTTGATCAACG GCCTGTCCCGTCTTGAGTACCGAGGATACGACTCTGCTGgtctggccgtcgacggcgacaagaaGAATGAAGTCTTTGCGTTCAAGGAGGTTGGCAAGGTCGCTAAGCTGAAgaagctcatcgacgagtcCGACATCAAGCTTGAAAAGGTCTTTGATTCACATGCTGGCATCGCCCACACGCGGTGGGCGACCCACGGCCCTCCTTCCACCACCAACTGCCACCCTCATCG ATCTGACCCCAACTGGGAGTTCACCGTTGTCCACAATGGCATCATTACCAACTacaaggagctcaagacgCTGCTCGGCAGCAAGGGCTTCAAGTTCGAGACCGAGACTGACACCGAGTGCATCGCCAAGTTGACCAAGTACATTCACGACCAGCACCCCCAGATCGGCTTCACGGATCTGGCCAAGGCTGTCatccaggagctcgagggcgcctACGGCCTGCTCATTAAGTCGGTCCACTACCCCCACGAGGTCATTGCCGCCCGTAAGGGTTCGcccctcgtcatcggcgtcaAGACGGAGCGCCGCATGAAGGTCGACTTTGTCGACGTCGAGTACGCCGATGACAACACCGCTCTTCCCGCCGAGGCTGCCTCGCAGAACGTCGCTCTTAAGAAGAATGCCGGCGACTTCCTCGCCCCGAGCAACTCGAACCTCCTCGGAGCTCCCGACAAGTCGCTCCTCCACCGCTCTCAATCCCGCGCCTTTATGACCGACGACGggatgcccatgcccaccgagttcttcctctcctccgaCCCGTCGGCCATTGTCGAGCATACCAAGAAGGTCATGTacctcgaggatgacgacatTGCCCACATTCACGAGGGCTCCCTCAACATCCACCGCCTCAAGAAGGCCGATGGCAGCTCCAACGTGCGAACCATCCAGACCCTGGAGCTTGAGCTCCAGGAGATCATGAAGGGCAAGTTCGACCACTTCATGCAGAAGGAGATCTTCGAGCAGCCCGAGTCGGTTGTCAACACCATGcgtggccgcctcgacatcgccaacAACACCGTCAccctgggcggcctgcgATCCTACATCTCCACcatccgccgctgccggcgcaTCATCTTCATTGCTTGCGGCACGAGCTACCACTCCTGTATGGCGGTGCGTGGTATTTTCGAGGAGCTTGCTGAAATTCCCATCTCGGTCGAGCTCGCCTCCGATTTCCTCGACCGCGAGGCTCCCGTCTTCCGCGATGACACCTGCGTCTTCGTCTCCCagtcgggcgagacggcTGACTCCCTGATGGCGCTGAGGTACTGCCTGGAGCGTGGCGCCCTCACCGTTGGTatcgtcaacgtcgtcggctcctccatctccctGCTCACCCACTGTGGCGTGCACGTCAACGCTGGCCCCGAGATCGGTGTCGCCTCCACCAAGGCCTATACCTCGCAGTTCATCGCCATGGTCATGTTCGCTCTGTCTCTTAGTGAGGACCGTGcctccaagaagaagcgccgtGAGGAGATTATGGCTGGCCTGTCCGAGATTTCTGGTCAGATCAAGCAGATtctcgacctcgacaagcCCATCAAGGAGCTTTGCCAGAAGGTCTTCCAGAACCAGAAgtcgctgctcctcctcggtcgtGGCAGCCAGTTCTCGACTGCTCTCGAGGGTGCCctcaagatcaaggagatTTCATATCTCCACTGCGAGGCTGTCATGTCTGGTGAGCTGAAGCACGGCGTCTTGGCCCTCGTGGACGAGAATATGCCAATCATCATGATCCTCACGCGCGACGAGATCTTCAAGAAGTCCCTCAACGCCTACCAGCAAG TTATTGCTCGTGGCGGCAAGCCTATTGTCATCTGCAacgccggcgatgaggagTTCAAGGCGTCTGATGCCACCAAGATCGAGGTGCCCAAGACGGTTGACTGTCTGCAGGGCCTTCTCAACGTCATCCCTCTCCAGCTTATTGCTTACTGGCTGGCCGTCCTTGAGGGCCTGAACGTGGACTTCCCTCGCAACCTGGCCAAGTCTGTGACTGTCGAGTAA
- a CDS encoding uncharacterized protein (SECRETED:SignalP(1-18~SECRETED:cutsite=AAA-LP~SECRETED:prob=0.4385)): protein MKTATAILVAFAAGLAAALPSASSSSSTLEERGARWEVVPSCVRDADCGGCDGSKQWASLLKDARADPSKPRECGRCRTVYRAVQGADYRLAEKTCIKSQLRGEYLERFLNGTIADQEAQDQRKKELAAHGVVLVG from the exons ATGAAGACCGCCACCGCaatcctcgtcgccttcgccgccggcctggccgccgccctgcccagcgcgtcgtcgtcgtcgtcgaccctGGAGGAGCGTGGCGCCAGGTGGGAGGTCGTCCCCAGCTgcgtccgcgacgccgactgcggcggctgcgacggcagcaagcaGTGGGCGAGCCTCCTTAAGGACGCCCGAGCGGACCCCTCAAAGCCCAGGGAGTGCGGCCGCTGCAGGACGGTGTACCGCGCCGTCCAGGGCGCGGACTACAGGCTGGCGGAGAAGACGTGCATCAAGAGCCAACTTCGCGGTGAATACCTCGAGAGG TTCCTAAACGGG ACTATCGCCGACCAGGAGGCGCAGGACCAGAGGAAGAAGGAGCTCGCCGCACATGGCGTCGTTCTCGTCGGATAA
- the TFS1 gene encoding carboxypeptidase Y inhibitor (EggNog:ENOG50KOG3346~COG:U), with the protein MPSTAMNDTQSRALGSRGLDHQTAVAITDELLFKSTLEEFLARRDNRDPPELDWNSDGCTASPDNPSHFPFLPACYRHDFGYRNYKAQDRFKAGRARIDANFKHDLNHQCEYDAIEVEAEPVGDIGAGRGKCKALANAYYAAVRLLGGLAIKRDEHGLVKEYEDALAAYNDAVRNA; encoded by the exons atgccatctaCGGCGATGAACGACACGCAGAGTCGTGCTCTGGGCTCTCGGGGTCTCGACCATCAGACTGCTGTGGCCATCACCGATGAACTCCTCTTCAAGTCTACTCTCGAAGAGTTCCTGGCCCGTCGCGACAATCGAGACCCCCCAGAGCTTGACTGGAACTCCGACGGCTGCACTGCCTCTCCCGACAATCCGTCCCACTTCCCGTTTCTCCCGGCATGCTATCGCCATGACTTCGGGTATCGAAACTACAAGGCCCAGGATCGCTTCAAGGCAGGAAGAGCACGAATTGACGCGAACTTCAAGCATGA CCTCAATCACCAATGCGAATATGACGCTATTGAAGTCGAAGCAGAACCCGTTGGAGATATCGGAGCTGGACGGGGAAAATGTAAAGCGCTCGCAAACGCGTACTACGCCGCGGTGAGACtgctcggcgggctggcgatTAAACGGGATGAGCATGGTCTTGTCAAGGAATACGAGGACGCACTGGCCGCTTACAACGACGCTGTGAGGAACGCCTAG
- the RPT4 gene encoding 26S proteasome subunit rpt4 (COG:O~EggNog:ENOG503NVBE) → MSPEEERQAALDSYRTKLIESREWEAKLKNLRLEIKDLQKEFDRTEDNIKALQSVGQIIGEVLKQLDEERFIVKASSGPRYVVGCRSKVDRAKLKQGTRVALDMTTLTIMRMLPREVDPLVYNMSLEDPGQVSFAGIGGLNDQIRELREVIELPLKNPELFLRVGIKPPKGVLLYGPPGTGKTLLARAVASSLETNFLKVVSSAIVDKYIGESARLIREMFGYAKEHEPCIIFMDEIDAIGGRRFSEGTSADREIQRTLMELLNQLDGFDYLGKTKIIMATNRPDTLDPALLRAGRLDRKIEIPLPNEVGRLEILKIHAQSVILDGEVDFESVVKMSDGLNGADLRNVVTEAGLFAIKDYRDSINQDDFNKAVRKVAEAKKLEGKLEYQKL, encoded by the exons ATGTCACCCGAGGAAgagcgccaggccgccctggACTCGTACCGCACGAAGCTCATCGAATCCCGCGAGTGGGAAGCAAAGCTCAAAAACTTGCGGCTAGAGATTAAGGACCTGCAGAAGGAGTTTGATAGGACAGAGGATAACATCAAGGCGCTGCAGAGCGTGGGCCAGATCATCGGCGAAGTGCTGAagcagctggacgaggaAAGAT TTATCGTCAAGGCATCCTCCGGACCTCGATATGTTGTCGGCTGCAGATCCAAGGTGGACCGGGCAAAGCTTAAGCAGGGTACCCGCGTGGCGCTGGACATGACGACGCTCACAATCATGCGTATGCTGCCGCGTGAGGTTGATCCGCTGGTCTACAACATGTCACTGGAGGATCCGGGTCAGGTCAGCTTTGCTGGCATTGGTGGCCTGAACGACCAGATTCGCGAGTTGAGAGAAGTCATCGAGCTGCCTCTCAAGAACCCCGAACTCTTCCTGCGAGTCGGCATCAAGCCGCCCAAAGGTGTCCTGCTCTACGGCCCGCCGGGAACGGGAAAGACTCTTCTCGCCAGAGCGGTGGCAAGCAGCCTGGAGACCAACTTCCTCAAAG TCGTCTCGTCCGCTATTGTCGACAAATACATTGGCGAGTCAGCCCGGCTGATTCGCGAGATGTTTGGTTATGCCAAGGAGCATGAGCCTTGCATCATCTTCATGGACGAAATCGATGCCATTGGCGGCCGACGATTCTCAGAAGGCACCAGCGCGGATCGAGAAATCCAACGCACTTTGATGGAGCTGCTCAATcagctcgacggcttcgacTACCTCGGCAAGACCAAGatcatcatggccacgaACCGACCCGATACACTGGATCCGGCGTTGCTACGCGCCGGACGTCTGGATCGCAAGATCGAGATCCCGCTGCCCAACGAGGTAGGCCGGTTGGAGATCCTCAAGATCCACGCCCAGAGCGTGATTCTCGACGGCGAAGTGGACTTTGAGAGCGTGGTCAAGATGAGCGACGGGCTGAACGGAGCCGACTTGCGAAACGTGGTTACAGAAGC GGGCCTGTTTGCTATCAAGGACTATCGGGACTCAATCAACCAGGATGACTTCAACAAGGCGGTGCGcaaggtggccgaggcgaaGAAGCTGGAGGGCAAGCTCGAGTATCAGAAGCTGTGA
- a CDS encoding uncharacterized protein (COG:S~EggNog:ENOG503P2B1), with product MPSESTNAGIVTDESSGERQIPESVRADGSTRKAIKIRPGYRPPEDVEVYKNRTAEAFRERGKRVGIPGAAGLKDEEQPEQSAAANKNAKRREARKKAKAAAEGEGEGEGEGAAKGSSATEARPAEKEEVDPEVEREKKARNLKKKLKQAKELQNKKEGGETLLPEQIAKVIKIKELIRELDALGFDADGEPKTESAKDGSDKKD from the coding sequence ATGCCTTCCGAGTCCACcaacgccggcatcgtcacaGACGAATCGAGCGGCGAGCGCCAAATCCCTGAATCAgtgcgcgccgacggcagcacccGAAAGGCGATCAAGATCCGTCCCGGCTATCGCCCGCCCGAAGATGTCGAGGTCTACAAGAACCGCACCGCCGAGGCGTTTCGTGAGCGCGGCAAGCGGGTAGGCATacccggcgcggcggggctCAAGGATGAAGAGCAGCCGGAAcagagcgccgcggccaacaAAAACGCAAAGCGACGCGAGGCGCGCAAGAAAGCTAAGgctgcggccgagggcgagggcgaaggcgagggtgagggcgccgccaagggcaGCTCCGCAACAGAGGCCCGACCCGCAGAGAAGGAAGAAGTTGATCCCGAGGTCGAGCGTGAGAAAAAGGCCCGGAACctgaagaagaagctgaagcaggccaaggagctccAAAATAAGAAGGAGGGCGGAGAGACCCTCCTTCCGGAGCAGATCGCCAAGGTcatcaagatcaaggagctTATCCGAGAACTGGATGCCCTGGGCTTCGATGCCGATGGTGAACCGAAAACCGAGTCCGCCAAAGATGGCAGCGATAAGAAGGACTGA
- a CDS encoding uncharacterized protein (EggNog:ENOG503P4U3~COG:K) produces MLTSIGRAAARRTMASAPSALGATIKLAPRVAEASRPSLHGAALSVRCLSVTAWARSPAASSSSRSGSGAKKASGTKTKKKKTAAKKAAPKKPKKPKKVLTPEEKEKAEIKELKTMALLKGPALLPDSTWTIYSSENVRSDGVSLTDKIKEVAARFSGLSQYEKDRLQSTAQSNQAANKRTRQQWVESYPPEAIYMANLSRRRLARKLGKGRINLIHDDRLPKRAVTAYALFIKSRFRGATASAGSGSTAVDTFRVLSTEWKAMSEADKKPFQDMARDEIEISRAQFKEMREKAKAYWEAHEGGSASQVPSP; encoded by the exons atgtTGACGTCCAtcggccgggccgccgcccgccgcacaATGGCCTCAGCGCCGTCCGCGCTCGGCGCCACCATTAAGCTTGCTCCCcgggtcgccgaggccagccgGCCCTCGCTTCACGGCGCTGCCCTGTCCGTGCGCTGCCTCTCCGTCACGGCCTGGGCGCGTTCcccggccgcgtcgtcgtcttcccgctccggctccggcgcgaAGAAGGCTTCCGGGAccaagacgaagaagaagaagacggcagccaagaaggccgcgcccaagaagcccaagaagcccaagaaggtCCTGACGCCCGAGGAAAAGGAAAAGGCCGAGatcaaggagctcaagacCATGGCCCTGCTCAAGGGGCCCGCTCTGCTACCCGATTCGACTTGGACCATCTACAGCTCCGAAAACGTGCGCTCGGACGGGGTTAGTCTGACGGACAAGATCAAGGAAGTGGCGGCGCGGTTCAGCGGTCTGTCCCAGTATGAAAAGGAT CGTCTGCAATCCACCGCGCAGTCTAACCAGGCGGCCAACAAGCGAACACGCCAGCAGTGGGTAGAGTCGTATCCGCCCGAAGCCATCTACATGGCCAATttgtcgcgccgccgcttggccCGGAagctcggcaagggccgcATCAACCTCATCCACGACGACCGCCTGCCCAAGCGCGCTGTTACGGCCTACGCGCTTTTCATTAAGTCGCGCTTCCGGGGTGCCACCGCCTCtgcgggctcgggctcgacggcggtaGACACTTTCCGCGTCTTGAGCACCGAGTGGAAGGCGATGAGTGAGGCCGACAAGAAGCCCTTCCAAGATATGGCCCGGGACGAGATAGAGATCTCGAGAGCGCAATTTAAGGAGATGAGGGAAAAGGCGAAGGCTTACTGGGAAGCACACGAGGGCGGGTCGGCGAGCCAGGTGCCGTCACCGTAG
- the PRE4 gene encoding Proteasome endopeptidase complex (BUSCO:EOG09263XZN~MEROPS:MER0001711~COG:O~EggNog:ENOG503NUK4), producing MDHRPQAWGRPRDDVYGSYDASFMQSNNGPKQATQQPIVTGTSVIAIKFSDGVVIAADNLASYGSLARFTDVKRLRPFANSSVVGFSGDVSDMQYLDRHLTDLALNEAYADTSPDAASHPRLNAANLHRYLAKLLYRRRSKFDPLWNHVLVAGLDDAGEPFLAAADLLGSTYSSPSLATGFGSMLAQPIMRRYVPDEESAKKLSRDEAVSIIKECMKVLFYRDARSLDKYSIAVVTKDGVDLKTDEQLEKQSWAFAERIKGYGTQTV from the exons ATGGACCACCGACCGCAGGCATGGGGCCGA CCCAGAGATGACGTCTACGGCTCCTACGACGCCTCCTTCATGCAGTCCAACAACGGCCCCAAGCAGGCCACCCAGCagcccatcgtcaccggcacGTCGGTAATAGCCATCAAGTTTagcgacggcgtcgtcatcgccgccgatAACCTGG CCTCGTACGGCTCCCTCGCGCGCTTCACCGACGTCAAGCGCCTCCGCCCCTTCGCCAACTCGTCCGTCGTGGGCTTCTCGGGCGACGTCTCCGACATGCAGTACCTCGACCGCCACCTCAccgacctcgccctcaacGAGGCGTACGCCGACACcagccccgacgccgcctcccacccgcgcctcaacgccgccaacctcCACCGCTACCTCGCCAAGCTCctctaccgccgccgctccaaGTTCGATCCCCTCTGGAACCACGTCCTCGTGGccgggctcgacgacgccggcgagcccttcctcgccgccgccgacctcctCGGCTCCACCTACTCCTCCCCCAGCCTCGCCACCGGCTTCGGCTCCATGCTCGCCCAGCCCATCATGCGCCGCTACGTCCCCGACGAGGAGTCGGCCAAGAAGCTCTCCCGCGATGAGGCCGTCAGCATCATCAAGGAGTGCATGAAGGTCCTCTTCTACCGCGACGCCCGGAGTCTCGACAAGTActccatcgccgtcgtcacaaaggacggcgtcgacctcaagacggacgagcagctcgagaaGCAGAGCTGGGCCTTTGCCGAAAGGATCAAGGGCTATGGCACGCAGACGGTCTAG